The proteins below come from a single Gimesia alba genomic window:
- a CDS encoding ABC transporter permease — protein sequence MKVVKQMVPLLVAIIILLLLFRIWVPTFLSAENMLNLTQQISVNTILAFGMTLVILIGGIDLSVGAMVALVGTTTVFCLSALSGDSQNLFLVFAAMLAGLGIAAIFGTFHGIAASKTAMPPFIITLASMLIARGCALRFNSGLPMPIEEQQTFFLAIGNGRLFDVIPIPVVIMLTLFFLMALLLHRTRFGQHVYALGGNREAALYTGIPVVRVEILVYLLCSLMAGVAGMIHTAQLYSAEPGSGEMFELTAIAAVVVGGTSFTGGRGTMFGTLIGAVIIGILDKGLNQAGVHYSLQYIVKGAVILIAVYLDVRRNR from the coding sequence GTGAAAGTCGTTAAACAAATGGTTCCGCTGCTGGTCGCCATTATTATCTTACTCCTGCTGTTTCGGATCTGGGTGCCTACGTTTTTGTCTGCGGAAAATATGCTGAATCTGACACAGCAAATTTCCGTCAATACGATCCTGGCGTTCGGAATGACACTGGTTATTTTGATCGGAGGCATCGATCTGTCGGTCGGTGCGATGGTGGCGCTCGTGGGCACAACGACTGTGTTTTGCTTATCTGCTTTGTCCGGTGATTCTCAGAATCTATTTCTGGTTTTTGCTGCGATGCTGGCGGGGCTGGGCATTGCCGCGATCTTTGGAACCTTTCATGGCATTGCCGCTTCGAAGACAGCGATGCCACCTTTTATCATTACGCTGGCGTCAATGCTGATTGCTCGCGGCTGCGCGCTACGCTTCAATAGTGGACTGCCGATGCCGATCGAAGAACAACAGACTTTTTTTCTGGCAATCGGAAATGGCCGACTGTTTGATGTGATCCCGATTCCTGTGGTCATTATGCTGACGCTGTTTTTTCTGATGGCACTGCTCTTGCATCGTACCCGCTTTGGTCAGCACGTTTATGCGCTGGGAGGCAATCGGGAAGCCGCCTTGTATACCGGAATTCCCGTGGTCCGCGTCGAGATTCTGGTTTACCTGCTCTGTTCGCTGATGGCGGGAGTCGCCGGGATGATCCATACCGCACAGCTCTATTCTGCCGAACCGGGATCAGGCGAGATGTTTGAACTGACGGCAATCGCCGCCGTTGTGGTGGGCGGCACCAGCTTTACCGGCGGCCGGGGAACGATGTTCGGTACATTGATTGGGGCCGTTATTATTGGAATACTCGACAAAGGCCTGAATCAGGCCGGCGTCCACTATTCCCTGCAATACATCGTCAAAGGGGCCGTGATTCTGATCGCCGTTTACCTCGATGTGCGACGGAACCGATAG